The following proteins are co-located in the Bacillus pumilus genome:
- a CDS encoding glycosyltransferase family 2 protein: MNKKPKVSVIIPSYNAKERLEGSLFSLTLQETDIPFEVIVADNGSTDGTMEMLEKIEVNFPIKKVRIPVNQGIAKGRNHAIREAEGDLLIFHDSDMLAEPRFIQKHREAHADQEDLVICGVCWKRIYRYFYTAFDEDHVKRLKTQGLYQREMKNKTPLLSMEEVENGAFLEKSFDLQSEFIDILKDILHTYHYDLSSYELPWRFFITNNSSVKRKHVMALGMFDENIVRYGFEDYDLGIRLHQLGLSFELREDIMSVHQEHPSNLTSFDDIKYNILYMCEKYNNIDSIDVHLAFSGPFSHTVTNDIVKEIRQLRENPSFDGLLSYFLELLHLITERNVGIKRDQKDVLTAKHFPLKKLSETAQLARQEYGCTVLVEAIQRLTNELLCVDLFQVDVL; encoded by the coding sequence ATGAACAAAAAGCCAAAGGTAAGCGTCATTATTCCAAGCTATAATGCGAAAGAGCGCTTAGAAGGCAGCCTCTTTTCCTTAACGCTTCAGGAAACGGATATTCCATTTGAGGTCATTGTCGCCGATAATGGGTCAACGGATGGCACGATGGAAATGCTCGAAAAAATTGAGGTGAACTTTCCGATCAAAAAGGTGCGTATCCCTGTCAATCAAGGGATTGCCAAGGGACGCAATCATGCCATTCGCGAAGCAGAGGGAGACCTGCTGATTTTCCATGACAGCGATATGCTGGCAGAGCCGAGGTTTATTCAGAAGCATAGAGAGGCGCATGCAGATCAAGAGGATCTCGTCATTTGCGGTGTGTGCTGGAAGCGGATCTATCGTTATTTTTACACAGCATTTGATGAAGATCACGTGAAGCGATTGAAAACACAAGGGCTGTATCAGCGGGAAATGAAGAACAAAACGCCTCTTTTATCAATGGAAGAAGTCGAAAATGGTGCATTTCTAGAGAAAAGTTTTGATTTGCAGTCTGAGTTTATTGATATCCTCAAAGACATCTTGCACACGTACCACTATGATTTAAGTTCTTATGAGCTGCCGTGGCGATTTTTCATTACAAATAACTCCTCAGTAAAGCGAAAGCATGTCATGGCACTGGGGATGTTTGATGAAAATATCGTTCGGTACGGGTTTGAGGATTATGATTTAGGGATTCGTCTGCATCAGCTTGGCCTGTCATTTGAGCTGAGAGAGGATATCATGAGTGTGCATCAGGAGCATCCAAGTAATTTAACGTCATTTGATGACATTAAATATAACATTTTGTATATGTGCGAGAAGTATAACAATATTGATTCCATTGATGTCCATTTGGCATTCTCTGGCCCGTTTTCTCACACGGTGACAAATGACATCGTGAAAGAAATTCGTCAGCTGCGTGAGAATCCGTCATTTGATGGTCTGTTATCTTATTTTTTAGAGCTGCTTCATTTGATCACAGAGCGGAATGTAGGCATCAAACGTGATCAAAAAGATGTGCTGACAGCAAAGCACTTTCCTTTGAAAAAGCTGTCAGAGACTGCGCAGCTTGCAAGGCAGGAATATGGCTGCACGGTTCTTGTGGAAGCAATTCAAAGGCTGACGAATGAGCTGTTATGCGTTGATTTGTTTCAAGTGGATGTGTTGTAG
- a CDS encoding putative nucleotide-diphospho-sugar transferase: protein MASYHFTTIVSNTHVFKLLALIHSLEQTAHSFKLSVLCADPLAYKVLSEFPHPHVQYEQLEDIEDGSLRKAKGDRTFHEYCWTLKPAFLLKILESSDADYLAHLDTDLYFYHDPGAIFEENPLAHLFLTDHMNSKRFYHFYELSGRFNTGFVGCRNTDVAKQAVTQWKVNCIAHCTVEMDTEKKTYGDQRYVESWIDDFEGVHVVTSKGANAAIWNIENYKLSIVEGDIYLDENPLLFYHFSAFTIIDENTFNLNWYYYMKEQKLVDHLYIPYANLVHQKIKQVQEIFPEFQQGFIAKKHVPDTHFYEI from the coding sequence ATGGCATCCTATCATTTTACAACCATTGTGTCGAATACCCATGTATTTAAGCTGCTCGCACTGATTCATTCACTTGAACAAACCGCCCATTCATTCAAGCTGTCTGTTTTATGTGCGGACCCTTTGGCTTACAAGGTGTTAAGTGAGTTCCCTCATCCGCATGTCCAATATGAACAGCTTGAAGACATTGAAGATGGTTCGCTGCGAAAGGCAAAAGGTGATCGTACGTTCCATGAGTATTGCTGGACGTTAAAGCCTGCCTTTCTACTCAAAATTCTTGAGTCCTCAGATGCGGATTATCTCGCTCATTTGGATACTGATTTGTATTTTTATCATGATCCAGGGGCGATATTTGAAGAGAATCCACTCGCTCATTTATTTTTGACGGATCATATGAATTCCAAGCGATTCTATCACTTTTATGAATTGTCCGGCCGCTTTAATACTGGTTTTGTAGGCTGTCGTAACACAGACGTTGCCAAACAGGCGGTAACGCAATGGAAAGTAAACTGCATTGCGCACTGTACAGTAGAAATGGATACGGAAAAAAAGACGTACGGAGACCAGCGGTATGTTGAAAGTTGGATTGATGATTTTGAAGGTGTCCATGTGGTGACATCTAAAGGGGCCAATGCGGCGATTTGGAACATTGAAAACTATAAGCTTTCCATTGTGGAAGGGGATATTTACCTCGACGAAAATCCTCTACTGTTCTATCATTTTTCTGCCTTTACGATCATTGATGAGAATACCTTTAATCTGAATTGGTATTACTATATGAAAGAACAAAAGCTTGTGGATCATCTGTATATTCCGTATGCCAATTTGGTTCATCAAAAAATTAAACAGGTGCAAGAGATATTTCCAGAATTTCAGCAAGGGTTTATTGCGAAGAAGCATGTTCCCGACACGCATTTTTATGAGATATGA
- a CDS encoding MFS transporter has protein sequence MAIAARAKDKSQKAVTGSTVYPILLIIGICHMLNDTLQAVIPAMFPILERSMGLTFTQLGLIAFTLNMVSSVMQPAIGWYTDKRPMPYALPIALFSSAVGIFGLAFAPSFATILLCVVFIGLGSAIFHPEGSRVANMAAGPRRGLAQSIYQVGGNTGQAFAPLIAALMLVPLGQPGVAWFTIVGMLAVGFLLYISRWYAAKLQAIRAHAKKAHAKAPRSDIHRKSALTALGIIVFLIFARSWYGNAISNFYAFYAIEQYGVTIKESQTYIFIFLILGAVGTFLGGPLADRFGKKNVILASLLASFPLALLLPFAGPVLAYALLGLIGLILMSSFSVTVVYAQELFPGKIGTMSGLTVGLAFGMGAIGSVALGSLIDAFGLTPTMIGAAFLPILGILAVLLPSDHTISKWNES, from the coding sequence TTGGCTATTGCTGCTCGTGCAAAGGATAAATCCCAAAAAGCTGTAACCGGCTCAACGGTTTATCCCATTTTATTGATCATTGGTATTTGTCATATGCTCAACGACACATTACAAGCCGTTATTCCTGCCATGTTCCCTATTTTAGAACGCTCAATGGGGCTGACCTTTACACAATTAGGGCTGATTGCCTTTACATTAAATATGGTCTCCTCCGTGATGCAGCCTGCAATTGGGTGGTACACAGATAAACGGCCGATGCCCTATGCACTTCCTATTGCTTTATTCTCAAGTGCTGTCGGTATATTCGGACTTGCGTTTGCCCCATCCTTTGCGACCATTTTGCTTTGCGTTGTCTTTATCGGACTCGGCTCTGCGATCTTCCATCCAGAGGGGTCACGTGTGGCCAACATGGCAGCTGGTCCAAGACGAGGACTTGCCCAGTCCATCTATCAAGTAGGCGGGAATACAGGTCAAGCCTTTGCACCACTTATCGCTGCATTAATGCTCGTTCCGCTCGGTCAGCCAGGAGTGGCTTGGTTTACGATTGTTGGAATGCTTGCTGTCGGTTTCCTTCTCTATATTTCAAGATGGTACGCTGCGAAGCTTCAAGCCATTAGAGCACATGCGAAGAAAGCACATGCGAAAGCTCCAAGGTCTGATATTCACCGTAAGTCAGCACTCACAGCACTTGGCATTATCGTCTTCCTTATTTTTGCCCGCTCTTGGTATGGAAATGCCATTTCGAATTTCTATGCGTTCTATGCCATTGAACAATACGGTGTGACGATTAAAGAATCACAGACTTATATCTTCATATTTCTTATTCTAGGTGCAGTCGGGACATTTTTAGGCGGACCGCTTGCAGATCGATTTGGTAAGAAAAATGTCATTTTGGCTTCATTATTGGCATCCTTTCCACTTGCACTTCTATTACCTTTTGCTGGACCTGTTCTTGCATACGCTTTGCTTGGACTCATTGGCCTGATTTTGATGTCAAGCTTCTCTGTCACAGTGGTATATGCTCAAGAACTATTTCCCGGGAAAATTGGCACAATGTCTGGTTTAACTGTTGGGCTTGCGTTTGGAATGGGTGCGATCGGATCGGTTGCCCTCGGCTCATTGATTGACGCCTTTGGTTTAACCCCTACAATGATCGGTGCTGCCTTTTTACCGATTTTAGGGATTTTAGCCGTTTTACTTCCTAGTGATCACACCATCTCCAAATGGAATGAATCATAA
- a CDS encoding plasmid recombination protein: MSYIICNMLKFKNADLKGLQIHNERGKESHTNPDIDESRTKLNYDLLHQHQQMIDDKSIINEHISKNGGNEARDSERCRPVLFVHDFSQPRIF; the protein is encoded by the coding sequence TTGTCTTACATCATTTGCAATATGCTGAAGTTCAAAAATGCGGATTTGAAGGGTCTGCAAATTCATAATGAGAGGGGAAAAGAGAGCCATACGAATCCAGATATTGATGAGAGCCGGACCAAGCTGAATTATGATTTATTGCACCAGCACCAACAGATGATTGATGATAAGTCCATCATCAATGAGCACATTTCAAAAAATGGGGGAAACGAAGCGCGCGATTCGGAAAGATGCCGTCCGGTGCTGTTCGTTCATGATTTCAGCCAACCCCGAATTTTTTGA
- the pbp4 gene encoding penicillin-binding protein PBP4(5) → MYTDQRKSFWKQKKVIIPILSMIVIAAAFFFLKDTLLSKEKEALQAAESFTKHMEKKDFAKLADEVTSASLKANDFSKKQLAEKYDNIFNGIGAYDLNVSKVKVEKQDKGNGYQFTYDVTMKTSLGKLNKLSYKGVLTEEADKWKVDWKPNLIFPQMEKGDTIKVKSDPAVRGNIVDRKGRTLAETTGGNALGIIPGKLGTGKEKERNMKKISKAFDIDEELIQNQLKQTWVTDDTFVPLKSMLKQMPIPKDVNGVTYQSKEMRYYPYNEAAAHLTGYVGKANADDIKRNPALKADQIIGKTGLEFTFDQNLRGQDGGSILIVHDETGIEETLQKTDRKDGKTVKLTIDASLQKKAYEQLKGEKGAVTIMNPSSGDLLALVSTPSYDVNLMTNGITPKQYQAYSENPDLPFQARYASRYAPGSTFKTITAAIGLETGVTKPNKVRTIHGLKWQKDQSWGNYQITRVHAKEKVNMVDALVYSDNIYFGQEALEIGKDTYEKKVKTFGFGEDLHMPFTMKPAQVSNDGIQSDILLADSAYGQGELLMSPIEQVHAYSPFATGGKLVYPRVIQDEKTASPKQIIKEDSANTVKDALTQVVTNPNGTAHSLQIKGADIAAKTGTAELKSKQGATDGTENGFLLAFNPKKEDYVLVGMIEGVKNRGGSGLVIQKMKPVIASFYQ, encoded by the coding sequence TTGTATACAGATCAACGAAAATCATTTTGGAAACAAAAAAAAGTCATCATACCCATTCTTAGTATGATCGTGATTGCTGCTGCCTTCTTTTTCTTAAAAGATACTCTTCTCTCAAAAGAAAAAGAGGCGTTACAGGCGGCCGAGTCCTTTACGAAACACATGGAGAAGAAAGACTTTGCGAAGCTGGCAGACGAGGTAACGAGTGCGTCTCTGAAAGCCAATGACTTCTCCAAAAAACAACTAGCCGAAAAATACGACAATATTTTTAATGGAATTGGTGCTTATGATCTGAACGTATCAAAGGTCAAAGTCGAAAAACAGGACAAAGGAAATGGGTATCAGTTCACCTATGATGTCACGATGAAAACGTCTCTTGGAAAGCTGAACAAGCTGTCATACAAGGGGGTTCTCACCGAAGAGGCTGACAAGTGGAAAGTGGACTGGAAGCCAAATCTCATCTTCCCGCAAATGGAGAAGGGAGATACCATCAAAGTAAAATCAGATCCTGCTGTACGTGGAAATATTGTGGACCGGAAAGGCCGTACTTTAGCAGAAACAACTGGTGGAAACGCTCTTGGCATCATCCCAGGAAAGCTCGGGACAGGGAAAGAAAAAGAACGCAATATGAAAAAGATCAGCAAAGCTTTTGATATAGATGAAGAACTGATTCAAAATCAGCTGAAACAAACATGGGTCACAGACGACACGTTTGTTCCGCTGAAATCTATGTTAAAGCAAATGCCGATTCCAAAGGACGTAAACGGCGTCACCTATCAATCGAAGGAAATGCGCTACTATCCATATAACGAAGCCGCTGCTCATCTAACAGGCTATGTCGGAAAAGCAAATGCGGATGATATCAAAAGGAATCCAGCATTAAAGGCTGATCAAATCATTGGCAAAACCGGTCTTGAATTCACATTCGATCAAAATTTACGAGGACAAGATGGCGGAAGCATTCTCATTGTCCATGATGAAACAGGTATTGAAGAGACATTGCAAAAAACAGACCGAAAAGACGGAAAAACAGTGAAGCTGACCATTGATGCTTCATTACAGAAAAAAGCCTATGAGCAGCTGAAAGGTGAAAAAGGGGCTGTCACCATCATGAATCCATCATCTGGTGATCTATTAGCGCTTGTCAGCACCCCTTCCTACGATGTCAATCTCATGACAAACGGGATAACACCTAAGCAATATCAGGCATACAGTGAAAATCCGGACCTCCCATTCCAAGCTCGATATGCGAGCCGGTATGCACCAGGGTCCACATTCAAAACCATTACAGCAGCCATTGGGCTGGAAACAGGTGTCACAAAGCCTAATAAAGTGCGCACCATTCATGGACTGAAATGGCAAAAGGATCAATCATGGGGAAATTATCAAATTACACGGGTGCACGCCAAAGAAAAAGTGAATATGGTCGATGCCCTTGTGTACTCTGACAATATTTACTTCGGACAGGAAGCACTTGAAATTGGTAAAGACACCTACGAGAAAAAAGTGAAAACTTTTGGGTTTGGCGAAGACTTACACATGCCATTTACAATGAAACCAGCACAAGTATCGAACGATGGCATTCAATCGGACATCCTACTCGCTGACTCGGCATATGGTCAAGGTGAATTACTCATGTCACCGATTGAGCAAGTGCATGCCTATTCTCCTTTTGCAACCGGAGGCAAGCTTGTCTATCCTCGAGTGATTCAAGATGAAAAAACAGCATCACCAAAGCAGATCATCAAAGAAGACTCAGCAAACACGGTGAAAGACGCGCTGACTCAAGTCGTCACCAATCCAAACGGTACAGCTCACTCCTTACAAATCAAAGGAGCAGATATCGCCGCTAAAACTGGAACGGCAGAGCTGAAGAGCAAACAAGGTGCAACAGATGGCACTGAAAATGGATTTTTACTTGCGTTTAATCCTAAAAAAGAAGATTACGTCCTCGTCGGCATGATCGAAGGTGTGAAAAACCGCGGCGGCAGTGGACTTGTCATTCAAAAAATGAAGCCTGTGATCGCTTCTTTTTATCAATAA
- a CDS encoding SLC13 family permease, which produces MIVYKKVNLTGLVLGPMLFFLIFFLIPEDELAYAARVVLGITAWTATWWVTEALPIPATSLLPIILLPTLGGLSMEQTSRAYGDPIVFMYMGGFMIAIAIEKWNLHRRMALHILKIIGTRSDRIVLGVMIATAFLSMWISNAATALMMLPVALAVIKEVKANEILSGASLDRFSKSILLSVAYSASIGGLATLVGSVPNAVFAAMSKKLLDREIMFFEWFLFGFPVAIVLLILLFLYLTKIQFKVEHTGEMSAAFIRKGLEDLGKMKQEEKWVFVIFLMTAFLWIFKIFLFGGITVSDTSIAIFGAMLLFLIPATNGERILEWQDMKQLPWGLLLLFGGGLSLATGFAETNLTGWIGENLQHLNGLSYLMLLIILSSAILFMTEIMSNTAVANMIIPITVGLGLAIGIEPYGLMAAAALASSCAFMLPISTPPNAAVFSADVLKISDMVKAGFWLNIISIVAIVLAVYFWLPIVLKS; this is translated from the coding sequence GTGATCGTTTATAAAAAAGTGAATTTGACTGGACTTGTTCTTGGACCAATGCTCTTCTTCTTGATTTTTTTTCTCATACCAGAAGATGAATTGGCCTATGCTGCGAGAGTGGTATTAGGCATTACGGCTTGGACTGCGACGTGGTGGGTGACTGAAGCATTGCCGATACCAGCAACCTCTTTATTGCCAATCATCCTTCTGCCAACACTTGGCGGACTCTCTATGGAGCAAACATCAAGGGCTTATGGAGACCCGATTGTCTTTATGTACATGGGCGGATTTATGATCGCAATCGCAATTGAAAAATGGAATTTACATAGAAGAATGGCATTACATATTTTAAAGATCATTGGCACAAGAAGTGACCGCATTGTATTAGGTGTCATGATCGCGACTGCTTTTTTATCTATGTGGATTTCTAATGCAGCTACAGCACTGATGATGCTGCCGGTGGCATTGGCTGTTATTAAAGAGGTCAAAGCGAACGAAATCTTATCTGGTGCATCTCTTGATCGATTCAGCAAAAGTATCTTATTATCGGTTGCTTATTCAGCGTCAATTGGTGGCTTGGCGACACTTGTTGGGTCAGTGCCAAATGCTGTTTTTGCAGCGATGTCAAAAAAGCTGTTAGATCGGGAAATTATGTTCTTTGAATGGTTTTTGTTTGGTTTTCCCGTGGCGATTGTTCTTCTTATTCTCTTATTTCTGTATTTGACCAAGATACAGTTCAAGGTAGAGCATACAGGTGAAATGAGTGCAGCGTTCATACGGAAGGGGTTAGAAGATTTAGGCAAAATGAAACAAGAGGAAAAATGGGTTTTTGTTATTTTTCTCATGACAGCTTTTTTGTGGATATTTAAAATCTTTTTGTTTGGAGGGATCACCGTATCTGATACATCTATCGCCATTTTTGGTGCGATGTTGTTATTTCTCATTCCAGCGACAAATGGAGAGAGAATACTAGAATGGCAGGATATGAAGCAGCTGCCGTGGGGACTTTTGCTTTTGTTTGGGGGCGGGCTTTCGCTCGCTACGGGCTTTGCAGAGACCAATCTAACAGGATGGATCGGGGAAAATTTACAGCATTTAAATGGGCTTTCGTATCTCATGCTGCTGATTATTTTATCAAGCGCTATTTTATTTATGACAGAAATTATGTCCAATACAGCTGTTGCCAATATGATTATTCCGATTACGGTAGGACTTGGCCTTGCGATTGGCATCGAGCCGTACGGTTTAATGGCTGCGGCTGCTTTAGCTTCCTCTTGTGCGTTTATGCTGCCCATTTCTACACCGCCAAATGCGGCTGTCTTTAGTGCGGACGTGCTGAAAATCTCTGATATGGTCAAGGCGGGCTTTTGGTTAAATATCATCAGTATTGTGGCGATTGTCCTTGCGGTTTATTTCTGGCTGCCGATCGTGCTTAAAAGCTGA
- a CDS encoding amino acid permease produces the protein MSSLFRKKSLDQLMLESQTKRLSRSLNTFDLILLGIGCVVGTGIFVITGVAAAKDAGPAIIISFILAAIACALAAFCYAEFSSSIPVSGSVYTYSYATLGELLAFLMGWDLMLEYVVALSAVASGWSSYFQSLLSGFGLHIPKALSAAPGAADGAVFNLPGALIILLITFIVSRGVKESTKLNNIIVLIKIAIVLLFIISGFAYVKPENWTPFMPMGFHGVIAGAATVFFAYLGFDAIANASEEVKNPQKAMPIGIIGALGVCTILYIGVSFVLTGMVHYTKLNVSDPVAFALQVVGLNSVAGIISAGAIIGITTVLIALVYAQVRLTFAMSRDGLMPKIFSKVHPKSKTPVANTWLTGAVAACIVGFVNLSTLANLVSIGTLAAFTVISIAVIVLRKKHPNMKTAFKVPFVPVLPIISAIICMILAATLQWTTWRAFLIWVAIGVVVYFTYARRKSHLNQTH, from the coding sequence ATGAGTTCTTTATTTCGAAAAAAGTCTCTCGACCAGCTCATGCTTGAAAGTCAAACAAAGCGGCTCAGTCGTTCTTTGAATACGTTTGATTTAATCTTGCTTGGCATCGGCTGTGTGGTCGGGACTGGAATCTTTGTCATTACGGGGGTTGCTGCTGCGAAAGATGCGGGACCTGCGATTATTATATCTTTTATCTTGGCTGCGATCGCATGCGCCCTTGCTGCTTTTTGCTACGCGGAATTCTCCTCGTCTATTCCTGTGTCAGGAAGCGTCTATACGTATTCTTACGCAACACTTGGTGAACTCCTCGCCTTCTTAATGGGCTGGGATCTCATGCTTGAGTATGTTGTCGCGCTCTCTGCTGTCGCAAGTGGATGGTCGTCCTATTTTCAATCACTGCTCAGTGGATTCGGTCTGCACATACCGAAGGCTTTATCGGCTGCCCCTGGAGCCGCTGATGGCGCCGTCTTTAACCTTCCAGGCGCGCTCATTATTTTACTCATTACCTTTATTGTCTCAAGAGGCGTAAAAGAAAGCACGAAGCTGAATAACATCATCGTGCTGATCAAAATTGCCATTGTCCTTCTCTTTATCATTTCAGGCTTCGCTTACGTCAAACCGGAAAACTGGACACCCTTTATGCCAATGGGCTTTCATGGCGTGATCGCAGGGGCAGCAACTGTCTTTTTTGCTTACCTTGGATTTGATGCGATCGCCAATGCATCAGAAGAAGTCAAAAATCCACAAAAAGCGATGCCAATTGGAATCATCGGTGCGCTTGGTGTTTGTACCATTTTATACATCGGCGTTTCATTTGTCTTAACAGGCATGGTTCACTATACGAAACTGAATGTCAGTGACCCTGTCGCTTTTGCTCTTCAAGTCGTTGGCCTTAATAGTGTGGCTGGTATCATATCCGCCGGTGCGATTATCGGGATTACGACGGTTTTAATCGCCTTGGTGTATGCGCAGGTTCGCCTAACCTTTGCGATGAGCCGCGATGGGCTTATGCCAAAGATTTTTTCAAAGGTTCATCCGAAATCGAAAACACCCGTTGCCAACACTTGGCTGACAGGAGCTGTGGCAGCTTGTATTGTAGGATTTGTAAACTTATCGACGCTCGCTAATTTAGTCAGCATCGGTACACTTGCAGCCTTTACCGTGATCTCTATTGCCGTCATCGTATTACGAAAGAAACATCCGAATATGAAGACAGCCTTTAAAGTACCATTTGTGCCTGTTCTTCCAATTATTAGTGCCATCATCTGTATGATATTGGCGGCAACACTTCAATGGACTACATGGCGAGCCTTCCTCATTTGGGTGGCCATTGGTGTCGTTGTCTATTTCACCTATGCAAGACGAAAAAGCCATCTCAATCAAACACATTAG
- a CDS encoding tetratricopeptide repeat-containing glycosyltransferase family 2 protein produces MITISLCMIVKNEEEVLADCLSSVQDIVDEMIIVDTGSSDRTKEIAHSFSAQVLDFEWVQHFAKARNFAFSHATKEYIFWLDADDVLLEEDRKKLLHLKQTLDPAVDAVSMFYHVGFDEDGRVNFKYRRNRLVKRALNFQWYGAVHEFLQVCGNIFPADIAVTHQKRKKTIAGEPGRNLRIYEDMLAKGEDMTPRDLFYFANELRDHQQHVRAIRFYHEFLATKQCWIEDEIRACQYLADCYYAVGFEEAALSSLLRSFLYDQPRPEFCCRIGDHLKTQNKHQAAIFWYEQALKAPENDTAFTLTQYKTWYPHLQLCYCYDQLGDFDQAKTHHLASSGHYPTHPSVMYNEKIFTEQT; encoded by the coding sequence ATGATAACCATTAGCTTATGTATGATTGTGAAAAATGAAGAGGAGGTTTTAGCGGACTGTCTTTCTTCTGTTCAAGACATTGTAGATGAAATGATCATCGTTGATACGGGATCATCAGACCGAACGAAGGAAATTGCTCACTCCTTTTCAGCACAGGTGCTGGATTTTGAATGGGTCCAGCACTTTGCAAAAGCACGCAATTTCGCTTTTTCACATGCAACAAAAGAGTATATCTTCTGGCTGGATGCTGACGATGTCCTGCTTGAAGAAGACCGAAAAAAACTTCTTCACCTCAAGCAGACACTTGATCCCGCGGTGGATGCCGTCTCTATGTTTTATCACGTTGGATTTGATGAGGACGGCCGGGTGAATTTTAAATATAGAAGAAACCGGCTCGTGAAGCGTGCCTTGAACTTTCAGTGGTACGGGGCCGTGCATGAGTTTCTCCAAGTGTGTGGCAACATCTTTCCGGCCGATATAGCCGTCACGCATCAAAAGCGGAAGAAAACAATCGCTGGTGAGCCTGGGCGCAACCTGCGAATTTATGAAGACATGCTTGCAAAAGGAGAGGATATGACGCCTCGTGATCTCTTTTACTTTGCCAATGAATTAAGAGATCACCAGCAGCATGTCAGGGCGATTCGTTTTTACCATGAATTTTTAGCAACAAAACAGTGCTGGATTGAGGATGAAATTCGCGCATGCCAATATTTAGCTGACTGCTATTATGCGGTAGGTTTCGAGGAAGCGGCCTTATCCTCATTATTACGCTCCTTCTTATATGATCAGCCCCGCCCAGAATTTTGCTGCCGGATCGGGGATCATTTAAAAACGCAAAATAAACATCAAGCCGCGATCTTTTGGTATGAGCAGGCGCTGAAGGCTCCTGAAAATGATACAGCCTTTACACTCACACAATATAAAACTTGGTACCCTCACCTCCAGCTTTGCTATTGTTATGATCAGCTCGGCGATTTCGATCAAGCCAAAACACATCACCTTGCCTCCTCGGGACATTATCCGACCCATCCGAGTGTGATGTACAACGAAAAAATATTTACTGAACAGACATAG